In the genome of Phocoena sinus isolate mPhoSin1 chromosome 15, mPhoSin1.pri, whole genome shotgun sequence, the window AGCCCCTGCACTCAGGACCTATCTGGATCTCGCCCTGTTACCTCCTCACCTagctgtccatctgtctgtctcctGTATGATAAACCCGTAAATGTAAGTAAAGTGCCatgctgagttctgtgagccattcatTCTAGCATATGATCAAACCCGAAGAGGGGACAGCAGGACCCCTGATCAGTCAGAAGTTCAGGGGACCTACGACTTGTgcctggcatctgaagtggggggcagtctgtgggactgagcccttaagcTGTGGGGTCTGCAACTCCAGGTAGTGTCAGAGCTGAACTGAAACACTGACACGCAGCTGGTGCTGGAGGCTTGGCCAGTGTCAGAAAACACCCCACAGCCTTACAACCAAAGTTTGCCAaaaaacatagtttaaaaaaaaaaaaaaaaaaaaatcaacattttacaGGAAGACACTGATTTATATAAAGCAGAATCAGGAAATATCCTGAAGAGAAGACTATCTCATGAATGGAATTTCCTATTGCCTAAGCTTACCTGAGTTCAAATAAGGGCAGCCAGTGCATTTAGAGATCATCCTATCCTCCCGCCTGACAAGTGCGGGCATGGCTGCAAGAGGCGATGCACACACAGCCACCTACTTTATCCTCAACACCCCCGGAGGTGGGCGTTAGTACaacccagtttacagatgaggaaactggagcacagagaggtgaagtcacttgcccagaGCCACACAGCTGTGAGAGGCAGGATCTGAACACACAGTACtgcatttaaggaagaaaagaagaacgGATAGAAAAAGCTGCCTCAATTTGAAAGCGAGAGGCCAATATTCGATAAAAGTTTCCATTTTGTCCTTCCCTGATTTCAAAGACAAAAGTTTGTTTTAACAGGAAAGTCCAAAGGACGATGAGTTTTTATGTaatgttttctgtctcctttcttcccctctgaATGCAAGTCCTCAAGAAAGTTAATTAAGCTCTCAGGGGCTTTGAGCCTCTCTTCAAAATTAGGAAGAGAACCATGATTCCCCCTCCACCTAAGTCATGAGCAGATAATGAGGAAAGAGCCAGGCAAGGGCCTCTGAAAAGAAACCCACAAACACGGTTGCCTTcgaggaagaaaacagaacacttATGGTTTTGAGTGACTTGCATGGCCAGGAATAAGGAGGCTGCCTTTatctgtttggaaaaaaaaagttaaatggtGCTTCCTCAACTTTCTCCCAGAACAGAAAGTATTATCTCTTTCAACATAATACCCTTGGTACAGACATAAATTTATTTACACATTCTCCTTGTGTAGGCAACAGAAAACTACTGGGGGTCCTAAAAGGATAAGAAATTTTGAAGAGatgactataaaatattttaacgtACAGATTGTGTAAAGCTTCTCTTAGAGTCAAGCAAACATTATTAATTAGGTCATGAAATTCTACAAAAAGAAATCCCCAAGGGTATCGCTGTACACAGATACAAATGGCTGCTATGCTTGTCCCTACACGCAGGGAGTGGTCTGAGAAGAAAGGATGGGACAGCAGCTTCCAGGGGCTGATATGCTcgagggcagtggttctcaactgggcaCGACTTCTGGTTATGACAACGGGGGCAGGGGagctcctggcatctagtgggtagagaccagggatgctgctcaacatcctaCAGGGCACAGGACAGGCCCCCACAACACAGAAGTaggtgctgaggctgagaaatcctACAAGAGAGGAATTCGGGAGAGCCCGGGGTCTGAGTGGACCTCAGACTTACCCCAACAGGCACAGGCTCCCGCAGGAGAGCCAGGTGAGGGCACCGGCATTATAGGACAGCTGAGTCACGATCATCTTGTTGCAGGAAGGACAACACATCTGGACCGGGCGGTCGAAAAAGGAGATGGGCTGCTGCACGTAGACTGTCTGCACAGCAACTGACGGAAGGAACAGAACAAACCGGCCAATCAGTAAATGAGGAAGACATTCATTAAATGCAAAACAGTAGAGGCAGGATCGCGACAGATATTTGCTCACCTGTGTTCAGGAGAGCACTGTTCACAAGAGCccagaggtggaagcaacccagcgTCCATtcataaatgaatggatgaacaaaatgtggtccatccatgcAACGGGTTATtagtcagccttaaaaaggaaggaaattctgacacatcttataacatggatggaccttaagggcatCAGGCTAAgcgaaacaagccagtcacaaaaagacaaatactgttgaTTCCACAGATAGGAGGCACCTAGAGTAGTTGAattcatagagataaaaagtaaaatggtgggtgccaggggcttgGGAGAGAGGAGTGAAGGGGAGTTGccatttaatgggtatagagtttgtTTTGTATAATGTAAGAGATGGAAGGTGGTAATGATTGCCCAAAaatgtgaacgtacttaatgccactgaatttgtACGCTGAGAAGTGCTTAAGGTAATCAATCTTATGTTATGtgttattttaccacaataaaaaaaaattggggatgggtgaggagggagaaaaatgacaaaaagggaagaaaacagtgGCAGATTTCCAGAATTACCACTTGAGGGGCTCTGGAAACCTCCACACACGAGATGGGGGAAAGGACTGTGTGTTTCTGGAGGAGATTTGGCCCAGCTCCGCCAGGCTTTCAAACTCAACTGTCTCTGGACTCAAGTGCGGAGCTTATTAAGAATGCAGATTCCCTGGTCCTGCCCGCAAGACCGTCTGATTCGGCAAGTCTGGGGCAGGGTCCCCAAACTGCTTTTTAAGCTCTTGAGTGGTTCTACAAAGGTGGTCTGCAGATGGTAATTTCAGAAACAGTGATGTGATGGGTTTTAGCCTCAATTTTCTTCATccatagattagtggttgccaggggctggggggatggagggtgacgggggtttctttctgggatgatggaaatgttctggaattagtgctgatggttgcacagctctgtgaatatgctaaaaccACTGAATCGTATGCTTTAAAAGAGTGAACTTTATGGTATgggaattctatctcaataaagctgtttttaaaaaaatggaataataaggGCTGTCGCTAGGATTAAATGGGACAAAGGCAGTAAAGAACCTCACCCCGTGCCTGGTACAGAGTGAATCCTCCATAAACAAGCCTGCATTTTACACGGTCTCCTTAGCAAACTCCAATGCCCAGTAATAAGGCTGGCGTTTACCAAGCCAGGGGATACTGGCCCAGTTCTTTACAAGTCGGGGGACCATACTGATACACGCAGTGGGTATATGAAATCAtgctaaaaagagaaaactatgtGAAAAACACGCGCGGACATCCACAGGCATTAGAAGAGCACCTAGGGTGATGGAAATCACAAAGCCCTCAGAGCTTAGCACATTCTTTTGGTTTTCGGCAAAGTTGTTTAAGCTCGTAGCTCTGTCAAAgtgactttttctgtttttatgttattgagaTGCCATTTCTGTGATCTATGTATTAGGGGACATGAACTGTTACCCAGAGCTAACCAGACAATATTCCCAGAAAGACCTAGAaagcacccccacccccgccccctgcagaaAAGCAGCATCAAAGCACAATTCAGCACTTACACGTACATTTTAGTAAGGGTTATTTGGGGTACAGGGATCAGTGTGACCTAAAAGAGTCTGAAGTCGTGATCTCGCCCTTGTCCATCTCAAGGAGTCAAAGTCACTTGAGCACAACAACAATAGTTCACACTCATCCAATGATTACTCATGGAACCTTACTTAATCTTAACAGCCGCCCGTTGTAGGTACTTGAtgggccccattttacagatggggaaaccgaggcacaagGAGGCTggtgaacccaggcagtctgtctCACGGGTGCGCTCTCTGAGCTGCCTGTAATACTGAATCAGCTACATACCTGGGTGCAGATGGGCAGCAGGAAGTACCAGAGGGCAAGGACATGAAGAAGTTGCTGGAGGGCAGGGGAGTCACCTGCACTAATGTTGGGCTGGGGGTGGGTTTCAGCTCACCCATTCCTCACTCACGGCtgcatcctctccctctcctACTCCAGCCCTGGCCTCGGGGCAGGGGTTCTCCCGCCAAGCCTCAGCAGGAAGGGCAGGAGCCCCCAAAAGCAAACTCCCATTCCCAAATTTCTCTGGGACGGTTCGTTGTGCCTCTGTGATAAGCACCAGAGGCTCAGTTTACAGTGGACGTGGGAAAGTTCATCAACTGTGCTTTATTATGGAAAAGCCAAAGCCTCACTGACAGGGAACCCAAGACTAGATGTGAAATCTCAGGACATGGGGGAAAGTTGGACTGACTGGCACTTTGCTTAGACTCTGGGGCACAGTCACTACGGCCACTCTCCGGAGTCCCAGGGCTGAGGGCCAAGGAGAGGTAAGGGGGCCTGGGAGGCCGTACGTACTTGCATTGGCATTGGGGACGGGCACTGGCTGGGTGTAGTACCCAGGCGGATTCATGCCCTTCCCATCTGGGCCCGTCATGAGCCCCGTGGCCGGCCCAGGCATGGGTGCTGGAGGTGTGGGGTAGTAACTGTTAACAGAAACTGTCTCTTCATAGGATGGGGGCGCAGTTGGCACCGAGGAAGGTCCAGCAGCCGCCTGGTAGGATCCTGGAGCAGACATTTTACCTAAAGTAAAACCAGAAGACACCAGATCAGAAATTCAATTgacaggggcctccctggtggtgcagcggttaagaatccacctgccaatgcaggggacacgggttcgagccctggtccaggaagatcccacatgccgcggagcaactaagcctgtgtgccacaactactgagcctgtgctctagagcccgtgctccgcaacaagagaagccaccgcagtgagaagcctgtgcaccgcaacgaagagtagccctggctcgccgcaactagagaaagcccgtgtgcagcaacaaagacccaatgcagccaaaaataaataaattaattaattaaaaaaaaattcaactgacaTCTCCCCATCTCTCTTTTCCACTCtcaatccttttttttaacatctttattggagtacaattgctttaaaatgttgtgttagtttctgctgtacaacaaagtgaatcagctatacttatatatatatatccccatatacccacccccttgagcctccctcccaccctccctatcccacccctctaggtcgtcacaaagcatcgagctgatctctctgtgctatgtggctgcttcccactagccatccattttacatttggtaatgtatatatgtcaatgctactctctcacttagtcccagcttcccctccccctcctgtgacctcaagtccgttctctacgtctgcatctttattcctgacctgccaCAAgtttcatcagtactgtttttttagattccatatatgtgcattagcatctggtatttgtttttctctttctgatttacttcactctgtacgactgactctaggtccatccacctcattacaaataactcaatttcgttcctttttatggctgagtaatattccattgtatatatgtgccacatcttctttatccattcatctgatgatggacatttaggttgcttccatgtcctggctattgtaaatagtgctgcaatgaacattgtggtacatgtatctttttgaatttctttcattttctaactGACAGACAATTAGGAAATGACCTGTGTCCAGTCTTGTCCAAAAGCCAGAAACGGAGTTAACATCATCCCTTCCAGACCCAAGAATGAGAACCTTAACAAGAGATTCCCTACATAAAGGTAAAAGGTAGGGGGACATCCCTgattggagaactaagatcccacatgctgagtcgagtggccaaaagaaaacaaaggattgCCTTGGGTATTGCTCaccctttgcatttccattttaaaaaaaaagaaagaaggtagatGATGACAAGAGAAAAATTACCCAAATCCCCTGGGCAAACATTCGCCaaatgtgaacataaattttttcACACTTGAAACCATCACCCAACCAAGACCTATCTTTCATAtctagtgttttttcttttcttttctttcctccttttttaatctttttttaaaaaattaaccgcTGCAGTTTTTACCAACAGTGTTTCAAGTGACCGGAAAAGACAAAGGCCTTCAAAAGCCAACCACAAACTATGGCAAATACTAAGCAAAACAAGCCAGAGGCCAAGAAACCCACACGGTGAATGCCATGTACCCGAAGTCCAGAAGCAGGAAAAGGAATCTTGGGGGTGTAAGTTAAGAAAACGGTTACTcttgggaggggaaggagagtcTGGAAGAGGCTGGTGGGTGAGGGTGTCTAGTCATGTTCTCTTCATCTGGGGGTGGTTACACAGGAATGTCCACTTTGTGAAAATTCGAGTTGTACAATTAAGTTATGTGCCCTTTTTTGTATATAtgctatagtttttaaaaagtaaacacacacagggacacacaaaCCAACCAGTTCTCGTTTTGAAAAGTGAGAATCAGAGCAGCCAGGCACATATTTCCTTTTGTGAGGGCaaagaaccgtttttttttttttttccctgcagaaCTGATGCCCGCCTAGAATTACATGGCCTGGACCCAGGGTGTGTTCCTGTCTGCGGTCCCATGCTCGGCAGCCCCCGGGCAGCTGGAGAAGGACACAGTGCCGTCCTttgtctgcttctgtttttccaACGGGGCAGGGCTAACGCTGCATTAGAAGATCCATTCAAACCTGTCTCAGGAGAAACGGAGCACGGAGCTCTGAGGGCAGCGAGCCACAGTCCGGGGGCTTGGCCGGGCCTGTGCTGCTTCCCACGCACCATGCCTCCTCTTCTAGATCCCGTGGGAAGTAGAATCGATTCATTCTGCTgcggggagaaggggagaatCCTTCAAGGACGCTCTGCCTTTCAGCCCAGCCCGAAAGAGGAGATTTCTCCGGGGGAAGAGATGAAAGGGCTTTCAAAGTGGAAAGAGAGACATGGGAAGATGACCATGCATAAAACAAAATCCATAAATAAAGCCAGATAGGTTGGAGCTGGGTTCTAGAAAATTGTGGAAGTCCTATGGAGATGTTTGGATCTCATTCTATAAGCCTGGGGCTGTCCAAGGGAAACTTTCCAGAAGGATGGAAATGGTCTCTATGTGGGCTGTTCAATACGGTCGCCAGCAACCACACCACACTGCCAAACACTTGAAATGCGTCCGAGGAACTGAattgttaaattatatttatttaaattgaaaatcgaatatagggaattccctgacggtccaagTGGTTAGCACTCTGTGCTTTCACcactgagggcccgggttcaatccctggttggggaactaagatcccacaagaaaaaaaaaaaaaaagaaagaaagaaaatcaaatacacAATTCATTTACTGGAACATTTTTATGTAAGTCTGGGACTACTGGGGTATGTGAATCTACTTTCTCAACAGCAAATTTAAGGAACTCTGAATTGAGATCAAAtgtttttgataaaattttagCATCCAATTTGGGATATGATGTCAACGTAAAATACACCTtggatttcaaaacattttttaaatgttaacgtGAAACACCTCGTTCATAATTTTTTATATCGACTCTAGATTGAAATGATAATACTTTAGATAGCCAGAGTTAATATGTTGTTCCAGttcatttcacttgtttctttttactttttaaaatgtggttactAAACAATTTTAAATTGCCTATGTGGCTCGCTTTCTGGTTCTATGGGATAGGAACCATGGAAGGTTACCGAGAAAAGGAAAGGTTCAACCCTAGACAGGGTAGATGAAGCAGAAGGTCTGGAAAGGAAACAAGAAGCAAAGCTCGGAAGGCCCCTGTGTGCGGGTGGAAGGCCCAGGGTTGGGGGGAGTCTACAGTGGGGGGTTGACCCCAGAACATCTTTGTGAAAACAGGCTCAGGGTTTAAAACAGACTGACTGTGAAAAGTGGTTAAGGTATATAACTGTGTCAATTTCCTCTCACCCACAGGAACAGAAATGCAGAAGTAGGAGGGAAGACGGGCCACAAACATCGGCCCCAGGATGCCTCTCTACCAGGCTCACCTCCAACTCTGGCTGCTGTCCCCTCCCGGCTTGCCCCAGACCTCCCCACATCCGTGCACTGGGCTGGAGGAGACTTCAGCTGGGGGAAACATGGCTGCCTCGTGCTCCCGGGTATTTTACATCCGTGCAGAACGTCAAGGACTCACTGTCCCTTCCTGTCTCAGGAAAGGCAGACCCAGAGCTGCCAACACGATTTATTATGAAAACTGAGTCATATAAAAAAACCCACATGAGCAGAAAGCACCATGCGTCCAGAAAGCCTAAAATAGCACAGTTTGCTGTGGTTGCAAACAGAGTGCTTCGGGAGGGGAAACAGAAGGTCCTGGGGTGCCCCAAATTCTGCAAATAGTTCGGGTCAAACCATTGCTTCTCTCCTCCGAAAGGGAAGAAACTCAGAGATTGTGAATTGTGCTGCTGAGAGCGAACACACAGGTGTTAGGAagctggggggaggtggggttCTTGCCAAGACATCTAAAGGAAGGAAGGGCCTGAGCTTCTGGTTCTGGAAATTAATGTctacccacccctgcccctgttTTAATTGACCATCATCATCTTTCTTGTGGTCACATCCTATTTTCTGGAACTTCAGGACACACTCTCTCGGGAACATTGCTTTTGGATCAAACAGACACATAAACACGCTCATAATTCTGAAAAGAACAAGAGCAACAGTCTAGAATGGtttaaggaaaggaaggaaggaaggaaggaaggaaggaagaaggaaggaagggagggagggagggagggagggaaagaaaacatataaCCAGCTGCTTTGAAAGCTTTCTAAATAAATTCCACAGCTTGCcttcccccaggccccaggccaggaAATGCCACTTCAGTCAAtcccatttctctccctctcttttttcttttctctccccacccccatttctttttaatttggtttCCCCCAGGGGCAGGAGGCCCACCTAGCCAGCCACTAAGCCACCCTTCCAGAAAGGATTTGCTCAACTGGCCTCCACactcccctcctcacccccacaATGTGAAATTCTTAAGGGCAGACACACatgtggacacagacacacagacacactccaCTGTCAGCAGAGAACCCTGCATCCCTCCAGAGCCGCCGCCTGTGTGCTGAGGCACTAGCACAATTCCATCTAACACTTGTGACCCGTTTTTCTGGGACAAACTGGAAACCACGGGAAAGTGTCTTTTagtttaacaaaacagaaaagccacAGTTTTGCCACGTAAAAGCACAGCCTTGAGAATCCTTTGGTGGCCCTGGGTGGCTGGGGTGCAGCCTCTGCAGAACCCAGGTTGCCACAGTTACGGGGAGCTTTGTGGGGGGAAATAAAGGAACAAACAAGGgggtctccctcctccctccccagttgTTTAACTTTCTTATTAAGCCCCTGAGAGTGGCTTTTCTCGACTGTCTATTGAAAAGGACACATTGAAGGCAATTCTCCACCCACCTTCCACCTGTCCCCGCAGGAATCGAGGA includes:
- the LITAF gene encoding lipopolysaccharide-induced tumor necrosis factor-alpha factor, producing MSAPGSYQAAAGPSSVPTAPPSYEETVSVNSYYPTPPAPMPGPATGLMTGPDGKGMNPPGYYTQPVPVPNANAIAVQTVYVQQPISFFDRPVQMCCPSCNKMIVTQLSYNAGALTWLSCGSLCLLGCIAGCCFIPFCVDALQDVDHYCPNCKALLGTYKRL